The Chloroflexota bacterium genome has a segment encoding these proteins:
- a CDS encoding VOC family protein — protein MGIEGLMKVGIAVKDLEKVSGILADALGLIPGEVVAYKPYQMRYRIFTIGDFFIEVIEPTGSDGPIARFIETNGEGLQHMTFRVTNIEKVIAELKGKGVRFIQETPVQEKTPLGLAKFVFLRPKECHGVLVQLMEIR, from the coding sequence ATGGGAATAGAAGGGTTAATGAAGGTTGGTATAGCAGTAAAAGACCTTGAAAAGGTGAGCGGCATTCTCGCCGATGCTCTGGGATTGATCCCTGGAGAGGTTGTGGCATACAAACCTTATCAGATGAGGTATCGCATCTTTACTATAGGAGACTTCTTCATTGAGGTGATAGAACCAACTGGTTCTGATGGGCCAATAGCCAGATTCATCGAAACAAACGGTGAAGGTTTACAACATATGACTTTCAGGGTAACGAACATTGAAAAGGTAATTGCCGAACTAAAAGGAAAAGGCGTTCGGTTTATTCAGGAAACCCCGGTCCAGGAGAAGACCCCTTTAGGCCTGGCGAAGTTTGTCTTCCTCCGCCCTAAGGAATGCCACGGGGTGTTGGTGCAGCTAATGGAGATCCGGTAA